From Glycine soja cultivar W05 chromosome 4, ASM419377v2, whole genome shotgun sequence, the proteins below share one genomic window:
- the LOC114408318 gene encoding PHD finger protein ALFIN-LIKE 4-like: MEMEAGGAQSQRYNYNYDYNPCSVITSVIQLCDTKMENLFLYGFPRELWEVNVPPDLLVPTLGINFDRDGKQNKDRLSLVAMHSDAWLLSVASFFGAIFGFDKANRKQLFDMINDLPTINEVVTGMTKKQGKEKSSVPNHSKPKSNSKGKGRGSKPQGKYSKAMQSKDEDEDDLEVDDEEEHGETLCGTCGLNYAGEASEFSICCDNCDKWFHGKCVKITPARVEGIKRYKCPSWSSKRARP, from the exons ATGGAGATGGAGGCAGGAGGAGCTCAATCTCAACGCTACAACTACAACTACGACTACAATCCCTGCTCTGTTATCACCAGTGTGATCCAG CTTTGTGATACAAAGATGGAAAATCTTTTCCTTTATGGATTTCCTAGGGAACTGTGGGAAGTCAATGTGCCTCCAGACCTTCTAGTGCCAACATTGGGTATTAACTTTGACAGAGACGGGAAGCAAAATAAGGACAGGCTATCCTTGGTTGCTATGCACAGTGATGCATGGTTACTTTCTGTGGCTTCGTTTTTTGGTGCTATATTTGGGTTTGATAAGGCTAA CAGGAAGCAACTGTTTGATATGATAAATGATCTTCCAACAATAAATGAGGTTGTTACAGGGATGACCAAGAAGCAAGGAAAGGAAAAGTCATCAGTTCCTAATCATAGCAAACCTAAATCAAACTCTAAg GGTAAAGGG AGGGGTTCTAAACCTCAAGGTAAGTATTCGAAAGCGATGCAATCAaaggatgaagatgaagatgatttAGAAGTGGACGATGAAGAGGAGCATGGAGAAACACTTTGTGGGACATGTGGATTGAACTATGCAGGTGAAGCTTCTGAGTTCTCGATTTGCTGTGACAATTGTGACAAGTGGTTTCATGGAAAATGTGTGAAGATTACTCCTGCTAGGGTTGAGGGTATCAAGCGGTACAAATGTCCATCTTGGAGCAGCAAGAGAGCTCGACCTTGA
- the LOC114408319 gene encoding uncharacterized protein LOC114408319 — translation MDNNNNNNINSSVFVSYVCRDPFVSPLLDNFNEPDPALVYLLPEPNLRNDEQQPLQGHVSSTDSTIHDQSHHYCNDNFTIGGGVFPNYEFVEGSSKNKRKYPFTDTDIEDQSFMHDFEAGPSNLNQPASGNMGPRNWPPMPRPFFCTCCQVLRQTIHTNGTDFERLEIHGRIGLISHIIIQNQSITPGGRSCDNYQMIDFTNGSPAEVKGFLEDYIARKDKLGYIIAEESFSEFYEAVCTKLDWVGKRTNNEDDDLTPQNVEEEPEPEPEPPKERRRKRSRKDQSDRINSMTLDDLSGVFHITMKAAKNVLDMSVTAIKSICRKCRLYKWPHRQLQPLARRLKVLKRALESSQDPVVIQTTSMEVRRIKQHMTQLCGGVTPTGIEIPEVEE, via the exons AtggataataataacaacaacaacatcaactcCTCCGTGTTTGTTTCATACGTATGTCGAGATCCATTTGTCAGTCCACTTCTCGATAACTTTAACGAACCGGATCCTGCACTTGTCTATTTATTACCCGAACCGAACCTACGAAATGATGAACAGCAGCCCCTGCAGGGTCATGTTTCCTCCACGGATTCAACGATCCATGATCAATCCCACCATTATTGCAATGACAATTTTACCATCGGAGGAGGAGTATTTCCTAACTATGAATTCGTAGAGGGGTCTTCCAAGAACAAGCGTAAATATCCCTTCACGGATACGGATATTGAAGATCAATCCTTCATGCATGACTTTGAAGCGGGTCCATCCAATCTGAATCAGCCAGCAAGTGGGAATATGGGTCCTCGTAATTGGCCTCCTATGCCAAGGCCATTCTTTTGCACTTGCTGCCAAGTTCTAAGACAGACAATTCACACCAATG GTACTGATTTTGAGAGACTAGAAATACATGGAAGGATCGGATTGATCAGCCACATAATAATTCAGAATCAGAGTATTACACCGGGTGGTAGATCATGTGACAATTATCAAATGATTGA TTTCACCAACGGAAGCCCTGCAGAAGTTAAGGGTTTCCTTGAAGATTACATTGCACGGAAGGATAAATTAGGGTACATTATTGCGGAAGAATCTTTTTCTGAGTTTTATGAAGCCGTCTGCACAAAACTTGATTGGGTTGGAAAACGCACTAATAACGAAGACGATGATTTGACTCCAC AAAATGTGGAGGAAGAACCTGAGCCTGAGCCTGAGCCGCCTAAGGAAAGAAGGCGTAAACGTAGTCGCAAAGACCAG TCAGATAGGATAAATAGTATGACATTGGATGATTTGAGTGGCGTGTTCCACATAACTATGAAGGCTGCAAAGAATGTATTAGACATGTCTGTTACTGCAATTAAGTCAATTTGCCGCAAGTGTCGTTTATATAAATGGCCCCACAGACAG TTGCAACCCCTAGCGAGGAGGTTGAAAGTGCTGAAAAGAGCATTGGAATCTTCACAAGATCCAGTGGTAATACAAACAACTAGCATGGAAGTTCGAAGAATTAAACAACACATGACTCAGTTGTGTGGTGGAGTTACCCCAACGGGTATAGAAATTCCTGAAGTTGAAGAATAG